Within Spinacia oleracea cultivar Varoflay chromosome 4, BTI_SOV_V1, whole genome shotgun sequence, the genomic segment GGGTGGATCATGAAAAATCTCTATGTTGTGTGAGGCATCAATTACAAGAAACAGAAGGCAATTCCTTCATCATACAACAAAATAGTAAAGAATACATCAGATTTGGCACCCTTGAAACATCAAACAAGCCACAAGTCAGAAAATACTATTGTCTTATTCTGCAACGTGAAACCAAATCTTCGCACTCTTAAGGCAGAATACCTGATAATCAGTTTATAAGGTATGAGACAGAAAACAGCACATGCATTTAAAATTATAAACCCAGCACAAATGCACTTCCACAGTGGCTAAATTACAATTCCAGAGCTGTTTGTCAGCAACCAATGCACCATAATTGCACATTACTCCCGGTTTTGTGTAAAGGTCCTTTAAACTTCACTCCGAAACTACCCTAACAAACTCAGCGGGATAGGACTTCCAAATTACAAAAGGCGGCAGTCTTTAGCTTTTATTCCTTTAACAACTGCACAGCTTGCCAAATAGTCTGCTATAAACCCCGTCATTCCTTTCAACTATGCTTCTAAGGCTGTTTTCTAATCAATATTCATAATTAAACTTTAAACCTCGCAGATTCCCTCTCAGTATAGGTAATTTTCTTGTTTTACGTGATATTGTAACTTCTCATTGACACCACGTTGATCTAAATGCACGTCTTATTCCTATGCACGTGAATCTCCATACACAAAACGATGGGCAACCCTAATTCTCAGAGAATCTAAAAGCCACTAATTTGCAGACTTAACTATACATCAGAAAGGCCCGTTATTATATTACTTCCCGAAATCTTCACAGTCGAACATGACACATATACATTAGCAGCTTAGGCAAAAGGAGTGGAATTAAGCAACTATGCAGAATTTACTTTTACTTATAATTGTAAGGGAATTCGTGTGGAAGGAAAGGAATGACATGAAAGCCTCCTTTACTAAACTGTCACTTTTGTAATCTTTTCTTTGCCCCCAAATTGTTTGGATCGGAATGTAAAGAAAGCCAATAATTACTGACCAAATAATAGAGTCTTTGAAGTTCCTCAGGAAAACATTAGTgcccttcctttcttttctattCACTCACACCCTTctcctttcctttttcctttcctttccttccTAATCATCTTTCACATCACAATAGATTGTTTATGAAACTCGCATAGTCCTAATTGTTAAGAAATCGCCATAGGATTGGAATCAACTAGCGTTGTAATGCAACACCATCTATCAACAGTTCACAGAAATCACAACCACATGAACAACGGGAAAACAGTGACAAATCCCTAAAGAAAAACAATTAATCAACTACAAACAGCCAAAAAAAAGTAAACAAATTAATCAATAAGTTCAACAATCAAACCATCTCAACCATCAATCAAGACCTAAATATGCGAAAATCAAACGAGAGAGGAAaagaaataacaaattaatCAATAAGTTCAACAATCCAacaatttcaatcatcaatcaAGACCTAATTAATGCGAAAATAAaacgagagagaaagaggaagacCTCAATTTCGGATATTTGCATTTTATGTAGAGCACCTGCTTTTTATCATGCATGATATGCAATATACAAAACTGCGTTAACGCCATAGCTTTCCCTTCACACCCATTATAAGAACAATGCTTGAAACCTACCTCTAATTTATTACCACCACCAACGTCATCATCATTGCTACCATTAACGACACCATTTCCACCGTTAGAGACACCATTGCCGTTCACCAGACTTCCATTAGCGAcgccgttttctctctcctcaccttCATCCCCTTCTTCCTTGCAAGGACTCTTTCCGTACGTCCAGTAGTACTCCCTATGTTTTCGCCTCACCTCCTCCATTAACGACCAGTAATGATCCCTGTAACAATCGGCGAGTTTCCTCAATTTGCGCTCTCGCCGTTGCATTACTTCCTGCCGAGTTAAGAACTCCGAGTTCGCTAAGAGCGAGTCGTCTCCATCTGGATCGGCCATTGGTGCTCCAGAACCAGAAGGTCCTTCCATGGCTGAGTCGACTCGGTCGAGTTTGGGGTTTCTTTGGTGCGGGGTTTTCGGGTGGGTAGGTGAGAATTTTGGGGAGGTTTTACGGGTGGTTTTTGGGGAGTGAGAGAGAAACAGTCAGATGCcagctttcttttcttttttctttttatttttggggAATATAAATACTTTTATTCGGTAAAGTCGGTggatataattttttaaaagtaaaaaataatattattattttctccacctttttaaattaaattaaattatatacTTCTCCTCCTCTCGTAACTAAAATAAAGAAGATTATCCAAAATAATTATCTGATACGTGCTTAAATTACTCAGTGTTTTATATACGTGTTTTCTTAATTATAAAAGTTATTCCTAATTTTTTATACCAAAGGACATGATAaatgaaacataaaaatgttGAAACAATGATGAAATTTAAATGAAAATTATTCAATTCAAAAATTGGTATGTGAAACGAATAAATATAAGaatgaaaaaataaatggttaataaaaataaaatta encodes:
- the LOC110783408 gene encoding uncharacterized protein isoform X1, which gives rise to MEGPSGSGAPMADPDGDDSLLANSEFLTRQEVMQRRERKLRKLADCYRDHYWSLMEEVRRKHREYYWTYGKSPCKEEGDEGEERENGVANGSLVNGNGVSNGGNGVVNGSNDDDVGGGNKLEVGFKHCSYNGCEGKAMALTQFCILHIMHDKKQVLYIKCKYPKLRSSRDDGRLGSLLCNKAILNSTSPPFCNKHTLEAKKHISQALKKNGVSATLSNKVASKFHLVVNEYVQLIQSKRRDIARRNMGNLQ
- the LOC110783408 gene encoding uncharacterized protein isoform X2 encodes the protein MEGPSGSGAPMADPDGDDSLLANSEFLTRQEVMQRRERKLRKLADCYRDHYWSLMEEVRRKHREYYWTYGKSPCKEEGDEGEERENGVANGSLVNGNGVSNGGNGVVNGSNDDDVGGGNKLEVGFKHCSYNGCEGKAMALTQFCILHIMHDKKQVLYIKCKYPKLRDDGRLGSLLCNKAILNSTSPPFCNKHTLEAKKHISQALKKNGVSATLSNKVASKFHLVVNEYVQLIQSKRRDIARRNMGNLQ